One window from the genome of Variovorax sp. PAMC26660 encodes:
- a CDS encoding anticodon nuclease has translation MSEKPKIHRFNDMRKLVARLRDDLNGGNQDFVLLYAYNGTGKTRLSMAFKDAGKKQISRPMNVNDHVNQALTITETVSDTLYFNAFTEDLFSWDNDLEKDSERRLHINTHSKFFKGLKDLALDERIGYYLGRYADFLFDIDYDQWTVSFRKGEDARHIKISRGEENIFIWCLFMAICERVIDGLETYAWVKYLYIDDPITSLDDNNAIAVASDLAKLLRKAKSRTRPEAVVADGPGEVDMAPRMVPAPIKAVVSSHHALFFNVVCNELKKDAHKKYLLQRPERGTAYTLRATDDTPFFHHVSMLAELQKAAHGGTLYTYHFNMLRSILEKTATFFGRDDFSACIHGLDDAELFSRALNLLSHGKYDIYQPSVMVDDNKKLFRQILDAFLGRYEFVLPEVFEPPAKRRAGAPAA, from the coding sequence ATGAGCGAGAAGCCGAAAATTCATCGCTTCAACGACATGCGCAAGCTGGTTGCCCGGCTTCGCGATGACTTGAACGGTGGCAATCAAGACTTCGTGCTGCTCTATGCGTACAACGGCACTGGCAAGACCCGGCTTTCAATGGCGTTCAAGGATGCGGGCAAGAAGCAGATTTCGCGCCCCATGAATGTCAATGACCACGTGAACCAAGCGTTGACCATTACGGAGACGGTGAGCGATACGCTCTACTTCAACGCCTTCACCGAAGACCTGTTCTCCTGGGACAACGATCTGGAGAAGGACAGCGAGCGGCGTCTGCATATCAACACCCACTCGAAGTTCTTCAAGGGTTTGAAGGACTTGGCCTTGGACGAGCGTATCGGCTACTACCTTGGTCGCTATGCGGACTTTCTGTTCGACATTGACTACGACCAATGGACCGTCAGCTTCCGCAAGGGCGAGGACGCCCGCCACATCAAGATATCCCGCGGCGAAGAGAACATCTTCATCTGGTGCCTGTTCATGGCCATTTGCGAGCGGGTGATCGATGGGCTGGAAACGTACGCGTGGGTCAAGTACCTCTACATCGACGACCCCATCACGTCGCTGGACGACAACAACGCCATCGCAGTCGCCAGCGATCTGGCCAAGCTGCTGCGCAAGGCCAAAAGCAGAACCCGACCTGAAGCGGTGGTGGCCGACGGACCGGGCGAAGTGGACATGGCCCCGCGTATGGTTCCCGCGCCCATCAAGGCGGTGGTGTCATCCCACCACGCGCTGTTTTTCAATGTGGTGTGCAATGAATTGAAGAAAGATGCACACAAGAAGTACCTTCTGCAGCGCCCTGAGCGAGGCACCGCCTACACGTTGCGTGCAACGGATGACACACCGTTTTTTCACCATGTGTCGATGTTGGCGGAACTGCAAAAGGCGGCCCATGGTGGCACTCTGTACACCTACCATTTCAATATGCTGCGCAGTATTTTGGAGAAGACAGCCACCTTTTTTGGGCGCGACGATTTCTCGGCCTGCATTCACGGGCTGGATGATGCTGAGCTGTTTTCCCGCGCGCTCAACTTGCTGAGCCACGGCAAGTACGACATCTACCAGCCTTCGGTGATGGTGGACGACAACAAGAAGTTGTTTCGGCAGATTCTTGATGCGTTTTTGGGGCGATATGAGTTCGTGCTGCCTGAGGTCTTTGAGCCGCCCGCGAAGAGAAGAGCCGGAGCGCCTGCAGCATGA
- a CDS encoding restriction endonuclease subunit S: MRVKEKASLVPRLRFPEFRSKPGWKDQFGGDLFDQISDKNLEPGLPVLAVTQEHGAIPRHMIDYHVSVTEKSIESYKVVQVGDFVISLRSFQGGIEYSQFQGICSPAYVVLRRRSEGNDAYFRHYLKTDRFIQILTRNLEGLRDGKMISYRQFSELRLPVPTAAEQQKIADCLSSLDELIAAQVRKVDVLKTHKKGLMQQLLPREGETQPRLRFPEFQYAGSWTEKNLGAICTIQRGKFSHRPRNDPRFFGGKYPFIQTGDVVKSNGGAVRASQTLNEQGLSVSKLFKPPIVLITIAANIGDTGLLEHEACFTDSVAGLIPKDGVFAEFLELAVRGKKEYLKKIAPAAAQKNINNEILSVLPILMPEFKEQKRIADCLTSLDNLITVASQELETFKAHKKGLMQQLFPFAQAIEA, from the coding sequence ATGAGAGTTAAGGAAAAAGCGTCGCTCGTACCCAGACTGCGCTTCCCTGAATTTAGGAGTAAGCCGGGCTGGAAAGATCAATTTGGCGGCGACCTTTTTGACCAAATCAGCGATAAAAACCTCGAGCCCGGTCTTCCCGTATTGGCGGTGACTCAAGAACATGGCGCAATCCCGCGTCACATGATTGACTACCACGTCTCGGTGACTGAAAAGAGCATTGAATCCTACAAGGTCGTTCAAGTAGGTGACTTCGTCATTAGCCTCAGGTCGTTTCAAGGGGGTATTGAATACTCACAATTTCAGGGAATATGTAGTCCGGCCTACGTTGTCCTTCGGCGGCGAAGTGAAGGAAACGATGCTTATTTCAGGCACTACCTAAAGACTGACAGGTTCATTCAAATCCTAACGAGAAACCTTGAAGGCCTGCGTGATGGAAAGATGATCAGCTACAGGCAGTTTTCTGAACTTCGTCTGCCTGTTCCGACTGCAGCAGAGCAACAGAAGATCGCCGACTGCCTGAGTTCATTGGATGAACTGATCGCCGCACAGGTCCGCAAAGTGGACGTGCTCAAAACCCATAAAAAGGGACTGATGCAGCAGCTCCTCCCCCGCGAGGGCGAAACCCAACCGCGTCTGCGCTTTCCTGAGTTTCAGTACGCAGGGAGTTGGACGGAGAAGAATCTTGGGGCAATCTGCACTATCCAGCGCGGTAAGTTTTCACATCGACCCCGAAACGATCCACGGTTCTTCGGCGGCAAGTATCCATTCATCCAAACGGGCGATGTTGTCAAATCAAACGGTGGCGCAGTACGAGCAAGTCAGACGTTAAATGAGCAGGGGCTCAGTGTCAGTAAGCTTTTCAAACCACCAATTGTTCTAATTACCATTGCAGCAAATATTGGCGACACAGGCTTACTTGAGCACGAGGCGTGTTTCACGGACAGCGTGGCTGGACTGATTCCAAAGGATGGTGTCTTTGCAGAATTTTTAGAGCTAGCGGTCAGAGGCAAAAAGGAGTACCTGAAAAAAATTGCTCCTGCGGCAGCCCAAAAAAATATCAACAATGAAATATTGAGCGTATTACCCATATTGATGCCAGAGTTTAAAGAGCAAAAGCGAATCGCAGACTGCCTTACTTCTCTCGACAACCTCATCACTGTCGCCAGCCAAGAACTCGAAACCTTTAAGGCCCACAAGAAGGGTTTGATGCAACAGCTTTTCCCCTTCGCACAGGCCATTGAGGCATGA
- a CDS encoding type I restriction endonuclease subunit R: MPSPKTTYDMPSGATRLVVKEEHIEYGFIGKLQQLKYDYRPEIRDRAALERNFREKFEALNRVHLSDGEFTRLLDGIVTPDVFTAARTLRERNAFTRDDGTPLNYTLVNIKDWCKNTFEVVSQLRINTDNSHHRYDVLILINGVPCVQIELKTLGITPRRAMEQVVDYKNDPGNGYSKTLLCFLQIFIVSNRTNTYYFANNNARHFAFNADERFLPIYQFADEANKKITHLDSFAETFLVKCTLGQTISRYMVLVASEQKLLMMRPYQVYAVKHIVECIHQNSGNGYVWHTTGSGKTLTSFKASTLLKDNPDIEKCLFVVDRKDLDRQTREEFNRFQEGCVEENTNTAALVRRLLSDDYADKVIVTTIQKLGLALDETSKRNKQQKKDGKATYKEQLAPLRDKRIAFIFDECHRSQFGANHDAIKEFFPKAQLFGFTGTPIFAKNATAKQFEGDEGHFRTTEDLFQQQLHAYTITHAIEDANVLRFHVDYYKPEGKNPPKPGEALAKRAVIDAILAKHDTATATRRFNAVLATNSINDAIEYYGLFDELQKARQQADPDFQPLNIACVFSPPAEGNADVKQIQEDLPQEKADNEVEPDKKKEALKSILTDYNQRYGSNHSISEFDLYYQDVQKRIKDHQWPNADYPAAKKIDITIVVDMLLTGFDSKYLNTLYVDKNLKYHGLIQAFSRTNRVLNGTKPYGNILDFRQQQGNVDAAIALFSGEQTSEQAREIWLVDKAPVVIEKLDAAVQKLTDFMQSQGLACAPESVPHLKGDDARAAFIQNFKDVQRLKTQLDQYTDLTEDNATAIEQILPAENLQGFRGAYLETAQRLKQQQALRDKGGEAKDGDSADVDQLDFEFVLFASAVIDYDYIMGLMARYSQQGSGGKQKMSREELVGLIQADAKFMNERDDIAAYINTLKAGEGLSETAIREGYTRFKKVNDSAELADIATRHQLAPAAVQAFVDGILQRMIFDGDALSDLMTPLGLGWKARAQSEMALMKELLPLLQKRAQGRDISGLSAYES; encoded by the coding sequence ATGCCTTCACCCAAAACCACCTACGACATGCCGTCCGGCGCGACCCGTCTCGTCGTCAAGGAAGAGCACATCGAATACGGTTTCATCGGCAAGCTCCAGCAGCTCAAGTACGACTATCGCCCCGAAATCCGTGACCGTGCCGCGCTCGAGCGCAACTTCCGCGAGAAGTTCGAAGCGCTCAACCGCGTGCACCTGTCCGATGGCGAGTTCACCCGCCTGCTAGACGGCATCGTCACCCCCGATGTATTCACCGCAGCCCGCACCCTGCGCGAGCGCAACGCGTTTACGCGGGACGACGGAACTCCGCTGAACTACACCTTGGTCAACATCAAGGACTGGTGCAAGAACACCTTCGAGGTTGTTAGCCAGCTGCGCATCAACACCGACAACAGCCACCACCGTTACGACGTGTTGATCCTCATCAACGGCGTGCCGTGCGTGCAGATCGAACTGAAAACGCTGGGCATTACCCCCCGCCGCGCCATGGAGCAAGTCGTCGACTACAAGAACGACCCCGGCAACGGCTACAGCAAGACGCTGCTGTGCTTCTTGCAGATCTTCATCGTCAGCAACCGCACGAACACTTACTACTTCGCCAACAACAACGCGCGCCACTTCGCGTTCAACGCCGACGAGCGTTTCTTGCCGATCTACCAGTTTGCAGACGAGGCCAACAAGAAGATCACCCACTTGGACAGCTTTGCCGAGACCTTCCTCGTCAAATGCACGTTGGGCCAGACCATCAGCCGCTACATGGTGCTGGTGGCCAGCGAGCAGAAGCTGCTGATGATGCGGCCCTACCAAGTGTACGCGGTCAAGCACATCGTGGAATGCATCCACCAGAACAGCGGCAACGGCTACGTCTGGCATACCACCGGCAGCGGCAAGACGCTTACGTCTTTCAAGGCCTCCACGCTGCTCAAGGACAACCCCGATATCGAAAAGTGCCTCTTTGTCGTGGACCGCAAAGACCTGGACCGCCAAACCCGCGAGGAATTCAACCGCTTCCAGGAAGGCTGCGTAGAGGAGAACACCAACACCGCCGCGCTGGTGCGCCGCCTGCTGTCAGACGACTACGCCGACAAGGTCATCGTCACCACCATCCAGAAGCTGGGCCTGGCGCTGGATGAAACCAGCAAGCGCAACAAGCAGCAAAAGAAAGACGGCAAAGCCACCTACAAAGAGCAGTTGGCACCGCTGCGCGACAAGCGCATCGCGTTCATTTTTGACGAGTGCCACCGCTCTCAATTTGGCGCAAACCACGATGCCATCAAGGAGTTCTTCCCCAAGGCACAGCTGTTCGGCTTCACCGGCACGCCGATCTTTGCAAAGAACGCCACCGCCAAGCAGTTCGAGGGCGACGAGGGGCATTTCAGAACGACGGAAGACCTCTTCCAGCAGCAGCTTCACGCCTACACCATCACCCACGCCATCGAAGACGCGAACGTGCTGCGCTTCCATGTGGACTACTACAAGCCCGAGGGCAAGAACCCACCGAAACCCGGCGAGGCCCTGGCCAAGCGGGCGGTGATCGACGCCATCCTCGCCAAGCACGACACCGCCACCGCCACGCGCCGTTTCAACGCCGTTCTGGCCACCAACAGCATCAACGACGCCATCGAGTACTACGGCCTGTTCGACGAACTGCAAAAGGCCCGCCAGCAAGCCGACCCCGACTTCCAGCCGCTGAACATTGCCTGCGTGTTCTCGCCGCCGGCCGAAGGCAATGCCGATGTGAAGCAGATCCAGGAAGACCTGCCACAGGAAAAGGCAGACAACGAGGTCGAGCCCGACAAGAAGAAGGAAGCCCTCAAGTCCATCCTGACCGACTACAACCAGCGGTACGGCAGCAACCACAGCATCAGCGAGTTCGACCTGTACTACCAGGACGTGCAAAAGCGCATCAAAGACCATCAATGGCCCAATGCCGACTACCCAGCGGCCAAGAAGATCGACATCACCATCGTGGTGGACATGCTGCTCACCGGGTTTGACTCCAAGTACCTGAACACGCTGTACGTGGACAAGAACCTCAAGTACCACGGCTTGATCCAGGCGTTCTCACGCACGAACCGCGTGCTCAACGGCACCAAGCCCTACGGCAACATCCTCGACTTTCGCCAGCAGCAGGGCAATGTCGATGCAGCCATTGCCCTTTTTTCGGGTGAGCAGACGAGCGAGCAGGCCCGCGAAATCTGGCTGGTGGACAAGGCCCCCGTGGTCATTGAGAAGCTGGACGCAGCCGTGCAAAAGCTCACCGACTTCATGCAGTCCCAAGGGCTGGCGTGCGCACCGGAGTCGGTACCCCATCTCAAGGGTGATGACGCGCGCGCGGCCTTCATCCAGAACTTCAAGGACGTGCAGCGCCTGAAAACCCAGCTCGACCAGTACACCGACCTGACCGAAGACAACGCCACTGCGATCGAGCAGATATTGCCCGCGGAGAACCTGCAAGGCTTTCGCGGCGCATACCTGGAAACAGCCCAGCGCCTCAAGCAACAACAGGCCCTGCGGGACAAGGGCGGCGAAGCGAAAGACGGCGACTCTGCAGATGTGGACCAGCTCGACTTCGAGTTTGTGCTGTTCGCATCTGCTGTCATCGACTATGACTACATCATGGGCCTGATGGCTCGCTACTCCCAGCAGGGGTCAGGCGGCAAGCAGAAGATGAGCCGCGAAGAGCTCGTTGGCCTTATCCAGGCCGACGCCAAATTCATGAATGAGCGCGACGACATTGCCGCCTATATCAACACGCTGAAGGCGGGTGAAGGCCTGAGCGAAACCGCCATCCGCGAGGGGTATACCCGCTTCAAAAAAGTGAATGACAGCGCCGAACTGGCCGACATCGCTACCCGGCACCAGCTTGCGCCTGCTGCTGTTCAAGCATTTGTGGATGGCATCTTGCAGCGCATGATTTTTGATGGAGATGCCTTGAGTGACCTCATGACCCCTCTGGGCTTGGGCTGGAAGGCCCGCGCCCAATCCGAAATGGCGCTGATGAAGGAGCTGCTGCCGCTGTTACAGAAGCGCGCACAGGGGCGAGATATTTCGGGATTGAGTGCGTATGAGAGTTAA